One region of Streptomyces subrutilus genomic DNA includes:
- a CDS encoding cytochrome P450, with amino-acid sequence MDHAGDVPDVFDPRVYAAGVPHDRYRLLRERHPVAWQDEPEIQGWPAGPGFWAVTRHADVVSVLRDHRTYSSWLGATQIRDPDPADLPFLRSTMLNQDPGRACGDHGRLRRLVSRAFTPARVDAFAGRVRERARSLLAAARDGAEDGTADLVRTVTDEYALLNLTDLLGVPPADRDLLLEWTVRIIGYQDPEDAPAPRLGPDGKPVNPRSPALLGEMFGYARELAAHKRAHPGDDVMTSLAHAGLDPAELEMFFFLLTVAGNDTVRGAAPGGLLALARDPDAYRTLAGGLVPRDRAVDELLRVHPPVLSFRRTAAADTELAGQRIRAGDKVVVFHASANHDERVFTDPAVLDLGRAPNPHVSFGDGPHVCLGAHFARLQLRVFYEEWCAAMPAPELAGPPRRLVSNFINGITRLPLRVSGRPG; translated from the coding sequence ATGGATCATGCCGGTGACGTTCCCGACGTCTTCGACCCCCGCGTCTACGCCGCGGGCGTCCCCCACGACCGGTACCGGCTGCTGCGCGAGCGGCATCCGGTGGCCTGGCAGGACGAGCCCGAGATCCAGGGCTGGCCCGCGGGCCCCGGCTTCTGGGCGGTCACCCGGCACGCCGACGTCGTGTCCGTCCTGCGCGACCACCGCACGTACTCCTCCTGGCTGGGCGCCACCCAGATCCGCGACCCCGACCCGGCCGACCTGCCCTTCCTGCGCAGCACCATGCTCAACCAGGACCCGGGCAGGGCCTGCGGGGACCACGGCCGGCTGCGGCGCCTGGTCTCCCGCGCCTTCACCCCCGCCCGCGTCGACGCCTTCGCCGGGCGGGTACGGGAGCGCGCCCGGAGCCTGCTCGCCGCCGCCCGGGACGGGGCCGAGGACGGCACCGCCGACCTCGTGCGCACCGTCACCGACGAGTACGCGCTGCTCAACCTGACCGACCTGCTGGGCGTCCCGCCCGCCGACCGGGACCTGCTGCTGGAGTGGACCGTACGGATCATCGGCTACCAGGATCCCGAGGACGCGCCCGCGCCGCGGCTCGGCCCCGACGGCAAGCCGGTCAACCCGCGCTCCCCGGCGCTGCTCGGCGAGATGTTCGGCTACGCCCGCGAACTGGCCGCCCACAAGCGCGCGCACCCCGGCGACGACGTGATGACCTCCCTCGCCCACGCCGGACTGGACCCGGCCGAGCTGGAGATGTTCTTCTTCCTGCTCACCGTCGCGGGCAACGACACCGTGCGCGGCGCGGCCCCCGGCGGCCTGCTCGCACTGGCCCGCGACCCGGACGCGTACCGGACGCTCGCCGGCGGCCTGGTCCCGCGGGACCGCGCCGTCGACGAACTCCTGCGCGTCCACCCGCCGGTGCTCAGCTTCCGCCGGACCGCCGCGGCCGACACCGAACTGGCCGGGCAGCGGATCCGGGCCGGGGACAAGGTCGTGGTCTTCCACGCCTCCGCCAACCACGACGAGCGCGTCTTCACCGACCCCGCGGTACTGGACCTGGGCCGGGCGCCCAACCCGCACGTCTCCTTCGGCGACGGCCCGCACGTCTGCCTGGGCGCCCACTTCGCCCGGCTCCAACTGCGCGTCTTCTACGAGGAGTGGTGCGCCGCCATGCCCGCGCCCGAACTCGCGGGGCCGCCGCGGCGGCTGGTCTCCAACTTCATCAACGGGATCACACGGCTGCCGCTGCGGGTGTCCGGGCGGCCCGGGTGA
- the ggt gene encoding gamma-glutamyltransferase — protein sequence MPRFARPLPLLALTAALVSTGAAAPPGTATPPKVPVAAGYGGAVASVDADASAAGIAVLRSGGNAVDAAVATAAALGVTEPYSAGIGGGGYFVYYDAASRRVHTIDGRETAPATATAELFQENGRPIPFAEGQTSGRGVGVPGTPATWKSALDSWGTRPLHRLLKPAEKLARDGFTVDATFRAQTEANEARFRDFPDTRELFLPGGALPVVGSTFKNPDLAATYAELARKGTGALYRGPIAEDIVRTVRKPPVDPAATRNVRPGDLTAADLRAYGTKRQEPTRIGYRGLDVYSMAPSSSGGTTVGEALNILERTDLSRLSEAQYLHRFIEASRISFADRGRWVGDPAAEDVPTRELLSQRFADSRACLIDPDRALTSPLAPGDPRRPEPCATTGQAAPTTYEGENTTHLTVADRWGNVVSYTLTIESTGGSAITVPGRGFLLNNELTDFSFAPAAPGVPDPNLPGPGKRPRSSMSPTIVLEHGRPVLALGSPGGATIITTVLQTLTGHLDRGLPLVDAIAAPRASQRNQTTTELEPGLWNSPVRAELEALGQGFRQNPEIGAATAVQRLPDGRWLAAAETSRRGGGSAMVVHPHGRP from the coding sequence ATGCCCCGTTTCGCCCGCCCGTTACCGCTCCTGGCCCTCACAGCCGCACTCGTCTCGACCGGGGCCGCCGCCCCGCCGGGCACCGCCACCCCGCCCAAGGTGCCCGTGGCCGCGGGCTACGGCGGGGCCGTCGCCAGTGTCGACGCCGACGCCTCCGCGGCCGGGATCGCCGTGCTGCGCTCCGGCGGCAACGCCGTGGACGCGGCCGTCGCCACCGCCGCCGCGCTCGGGGTCACCGAGCCCTACTCGGCGGGCATCGGCGGAGGCGGCTACTTCGTCTACTACGACGCCGCGTCCCGTCGCGTGCACACCATCGACGGCCGCGAGACCGCCCCCGCGACCGCCACCGCCGAGCTGTTCCAGGAGAACGGCCGGCCCATCCCCTTCGCCGAGGGCCAGACCAGCGGCCGCGGGGTCGGCGTCCCCGGCACCCCCGCCACCTGGAAGAGCGCCCTCGACTCCTGGGGCACCCGCCCGCTGCACCGGCTGCTGAAGCCCGCCGAGAAGCTGGCCCGCGACGGGTTCACGGTCGACGCCACCTTCCGCGCCCAGACCGAGGCCAACGAGGCCCGGTTCCGGGACTTCCCGGACACCCGGGAGCTGTTCCTGCCCGGCGGCGCCCTGCCGGTGGTCGGATCCACCTTCAAGAACCCGGACCTGGCCGCCACATACGCGGAACTCGCCCGCAAGGGCACCGGCGCGCTCTACCGGGGGCCGATCGCCGAGGACATCGTGCGGACCGTCCGCAAGCCGCCGGTGGACCCCGCGGCCACCCGCAACGTCAGGCCCGGCGACCTGACCGCCGCGGACCTGCGCGCGTACGGGACCAAGCGGCAGGAGCCGACCCGGATCGGCTACCGGGGCCTTGACGTCTACAGCATGGCTCCCTCCTCCTCCGGCGGCACCACCGTCGGCGAGGCGCTGAACATCCTGGAACGCACCGACCTCTCGCGGCTGTCCGAGGCCCAGTACCTGCACCGCTTCATCGAGGCGTCGCGGATCTCCTTCGCCGACCGGGGGCGCTGGGTCGGCGACCCGGCCGCCGAGGACGTGCCGACGAGGGAACTGCTCTCCCAGCGGTTCGCCGACTCGCGCGCCTGCCTGATCGACCCCGACCGGGCGCTGACCAGTCCGCTGGCCCCCGGGGACCCGCGCCGTCCGGAGCCCTGCGCCACCACCGGCCAGGCGGCGCCGACCACCTACGAGGGGGAGAACACCACCCACCTGACGGTCGCCGACCGCTGGGGCAACGTGGTGTCCTACACCCTGACCATCGAGTCCACCGGCGGCAGCGCGATCACCGTTCCGGGCCGCGGCTTCCTGCTCAACAACGAGCTGACGGACTTCTCCTTCGCCCCGGCCGCGCCCGGCGTCCCGGACCCGAACCTGCCCGGTCCCGGCAAGCGGCCTCGGTCGTCCATGTCGCCGACGATCGTGCTCGAACACGGGCGGCCGGTGCTCGCCCTGGGCTCCCCGGGCGGCGCCACCATCATCACCACCGTCCTGCAGACCCTGACCGGCCACCTGGACCGGGGGCTGCCGCTGGTCGACGCGATCGCCGCGCCGCGCGCCAGCCAGCGCAACCAGACCACCACCGAGCTGGAGCCGGGGCTGTGGAACAGCCCGGTCCGGGCGGAACTGGAGGCGCTCGGCCAGGGCTTCCGGCAGAACCCCGAGATCGGCGCGGCGACGGCTGTGCAGCGGCTGCCGGACGGACGCTGGCTCGCGGCGGCGGAGACCAGCCGCCGGGGCGGCGGCTCGGCGATGGTGGTCCACCCGCACGGCAGGCCGTAG
- the map gene encoding type I methionyl aminopeptidase, translating into MVELKTDQSIDEMRAAGRVVAHALAAVREAARVGLSLAELDTVARAVLREAGAASPFLGYRPRFAPVPFPAVICASVNDAIVHGIPGPYRLRDGDLVSIDCGARLGGWVGDAAVTFTVGRPRPADLRLIETAEAALAAGIAAAVPGNRIGDIAHAVGTVCRAAGYGIPDGFAGHGIGRRMHEDPGVPNEGPPGRGMKLRPGMVLAIEPMLTAGGTDDYTCDGDGWTLRTTDGSRAAHAEHTVAITADGPRILTAP; encoded by the coding sequence ATGGTGGAACTCAAGACGGACCAGTCGATCGACGAGATGCGCGCCGCCGGCCGCGTCGTCGCCCATGCCCTCGCGGCCGTACGGGAGGCCGCGCGGGTCGGGCTTTCCCTGGCGGAGTTGGACACGGTGGCCCGCGCCGTACTCCGGGAGGCGGGCGCGGCCTCTCCCTTCCTCGGCTACCGGCCGCGGTTCGCGCCGGTGCCCTTCCCCGCCGTGATCTGCGCCTCGGTCAACGACGCCATCGTGCACGGCATCCCCGGCCCCTACCGGCTGCGCGACGGCGACCTGGTCAGCATCGACTGCGGGGCCCGGCTCGGCGGCTGGGTCGGCGACGCGGCGGTCACGTTCACCGTCGGCCGGCCCCGCCCCGCCGACCTGCGGCTCATCGAGACGGCCGAGGCGGCCCTGGCCGCCGGCATCGCGGCGGCCGTGCCCGGCAACCGGATCGGCGACATCGCCCACGCGGTGGGCACGGTCTGCCGCGCCGCCGGCTACGGCATCCCCGACGGCTTCGCGGGCCACGGCATCGGCCGCCGTATGCACGAGGACCCGGGCGTGCCCAACGAGGGCCCGCCGGGGCGCGGCATGAAGCTGCGCCCCGGCATGGTGCTCGCGATCGAGCCGATGCTGACCGCGGGCGGCACCGACGACTACACCTGCGACGGGGACGGCTGGACCCTGCGCACCACCGACGGCAGCCGCGCCGCGCACGCGGAGCACACGGTCGCGATCACCGCGGACGGCCCGAGGATCCTCACCGCTCCCTGA
- a CDS encoding helix-turn-helix domain-containing protein translates to MVRTPLTPEERERGERLGALLREARGARSMVEIAAGAGLSAETLRKIETGRAPTPAFFTVAALAGVLGLSLDEVLRRCAPAPLPVPA, encoded by the coding sequence ATGGTCCGCACCCCCCTGACCCCCGAAGAGCGCGAGCGCGGTGAGCGGCTGGGCGCACTGCTGCGCGAAGCCCGCGGCGCGCGCAGCATGGTCGAGATCGCGGCGGGAGCCGGGCTGTCGGCCGAGACGCTCCGCAAGATCGAGACCGGCCGCGCGCCGACCCCCGCCTTCTTCACGGTGGCGGCCCTCGCCGGGGTCCTCGGGCTCTCCCTGGACGAGGTGCTGCGCCGCTGCGCCCCCGCGCCGCTGCCCGTACCGGCCTGA
- a CDS encoding PPOX class F420-dependent oxidoreductase, protein MDLAELGRARYVSLTTFRKDGTPVATPVWAVADGAELYVWTRSDSWKVKRIRNNGRVTVTACDVRGRVVEEAPVHEGEARLLEEAGLKRVRGLMLRKYTWQFWAVDVPAMLARRGKRPHTAIAVKL, encoded by the coding sequence ATGGACCTCGCAGAGCTGGGCAGGGCGCGCTACGTCAGTCTCACCACCTTCCGCAAGGACGGCACGCCCGTGGCGACGCCGGTGTGGGCGGTGGCCGACGGCGCGGAGCTGTACGTGTGGACGCGCAGCGATTCGTGGAAGGTCAAGCGGATCCGCAACAACGGGCGGGTCACCGTCACGGCCTGTGACGTGCGCGGACGCGTGGTGGAAGAGGCGCCCGTGCACGAGGGTGAGGCCCGGCTGCTCGAGGAGGCGGGCCTGAAGCGGGTGCGCGGGCTCATGCTGCGCAAGTACACCTGGCAGTTCTGGGCGGTGGACGTGCCGGCGATGCTGGCGCGGCGCGGGAAGCGGCCGCACACCGCGATCGCCGTCAAGCTTTGA
- a CDS encoding nitrilase-related carbon-nitrogen hydrolase: MAQVVRAALVQATWTGDTESMIAKHEEHARRAAAQGARIIGFQEVFNAPYFCQVQEPEHYRWAEAVPDGPTVRRMQDLARETGMVIVVPVFELESEGFYYNTAAVIDADGSYLGKYRKHHIPQVRGFWEKYYFRPGNLGWPVFDTAVGRVGVYICYDRHFPEGWRQLGLAGAQLVYNPSATHRGLSAYLWQLEQPAAAVANEYFIAAINRIGQEEYGDNDFYGTSYFVDPRGQFVGEPASDKEEELLVRDLDFDLIKEVRDQWAFYRDRRPDAYGGLVQP, translated from the coding sequence ATGGCCCAAGTCGTCCGCGCCGCGCTGGTCCAGGCCACCTGGACCGGCGACACCGAATCGATGATCGCCAAACACGAGGAGCACGCACGGCGGGCCGCCGCCCAGGGCGCGCGGATCATCGGCTTCCAGGAGGTGTTCAACGCCCCCTACTTCTGCCAGGTCCAGGAGCCCGAGCACTACCGCTGGGCCGAGGCCGTCCCGGACGGCCCGACCGTCCGCCGCATGCAGGACCTCGCCCGCGAGACCGGCATGGTCATCGTCGTCCCGGTCTTCGAGCTGGAGAGCGAGGGCTTCTACTACAACACCGCGGCCGTCATCGACGCCGACGGCAGCTACCTCGGGAAGTACCGCAAACACCACATCCCGCAGGTCAGGGGCTTCTGGGAGAAGTACTACTTCCGCCCGGGCAACCTCGGCTGGCCCGTCTTCGACACCGCCGTCGGCCGTGTCGGCGTCTACATCTGCTACGACCGCCACTTCCCGGAGGGCTGGCGCCAACTGGGCCTGGCCGGAGCCCAGCTCGTCTACAACCCCTCCGCCACCCACCGCGGCCTGTCCGCGTACCTCTGGCAGCTGGAACAGCCGGCCGCGGCCGTCGCCAACGAGTACTTCATCGCCGCGATCAACCGCATCGGCCAGGAGGAGTACGGCGACAACGACTTCTACGGCACCAGCTACTTCGTGGACCCGCGCGGCCAATTCGTCGGGGAGCCGGCCAGCGACAAGGAGGAGGAACTCCTCGTCCGCGACCTCGACTTCGACCTGATCAAGGAGGTCCGCGACCAGTGGGCCTTCTACCGCGACCGCCGCCCCGACGCCTACGGAGGGCTCGTACAGCCGTGA
- a CDS encoding aspartate aminotransferase family protein has protein sequence MPLHSRHAAVLPDWLALYYGRPVELTHGEGRHVWDADGNRYLDFFGGILTTMTAHALPEVTKAVSEQAGRIIHSSTLYLNRPMIELAERVAALSGIPDARVFFTTSGTEANDTALLLATTYRRSNQILAMRNSYHGRSFSTVSVTGNRGWSPTSLSPLQTYYVHGAVRTRGPFADLGDTAFTAAAVADLEDVLGQARGGVAALIAEPIQGVGGFTSPPDGLYGAFREVLDRHGVLWISDEVQTGWGRTGEHFWGWQAHAQNGPPDILTFAKGIGNGMSVGGVVARAEVMNCLDSNSISTFGGSPVTMAAGLANLTYLLEHDLQGNARRVGGLLLERLRAIAAHVPAVREVRGRGLMAGLELTRPGTDQADPDAAAAVLEAARAGGLLIGKGGGHNTSVLRIAPPLSLTVAEAEEGAEILEQALRTIQ, from the coding sequence ATGCCCCTGCACAGCCGCCACGCCGCCGTCCTGCCCGACTGGCTCGCGCTCTACTACGGCCGCCCCGTCGAACTCACCCACGGCGAGGGCCGGCACGTGTGGGACGCCGACGGCAACCGCTACCTCGACTTCTTCGGCGGCATCCTCACCACGATGACCGCCCACGCCCTGCCCGAAGTGACCAAGGCCGTCTCCGAACAGGCCGGTCGGATCATCCACTCCTCCACCCTGTACCTGAACCGCCCCATGATCGAGCTGGCCGAGCGGGTCGCCGCGCTCTCCGGCATCCCCGACGCCCGGGTCTTCTTCACCACCTCGGGCACCGAGGCCAACGACACCGCGCTGCTGCTCGCGACGACGTACCGCCGCTCCAACCAGATCCTGGCGATGCGCAACAGCTACCACGGCCGGTCCTTCTCCACCGTGTCCGTCACGGGCAACCGGGGTTGGTCCCCGACCAGCCTCTCGCCGCTCCAGACGTACTACGTCCACGGTGCCGTCCGCACCCGCGGCCCCTTCGCGGACCTCGGCGACACCGCCTTCACCGCGGCGGCCGTCGCCGACCTCGAGGACGTCCTCGGCCAGGCCCGCGGGGGAGTGGCCGCGCTCATCGCCGAGCCGATCCAGGGCGTCGGCGGGTTCACCTCCCCGCCCGACGGCCTCTACGGGGCCTTCCGCGAGGTCCTGGACCGGCACGGCGTCCTGTGGATCAGCGACGAGGTGCAGACCGGCTGGGGCCGCACCGGCGAGCACTTCTGGGGCTGGCAGGCCCACGCCCAGAACGGCCCGCCGGACATCCTCACCTTCGCCAAGGGCATCGGCAACGGCATGTCGGTGGGCGGGGTCGTGGCCCGCGCCGAGGTGATGAACTGCCTGGACTCCAACTCCATCTCCACCTTCGGCGGTTCCCCCGTCACCATGGCGGCCGGCCTCGCCAACCTCACCTACCTGCTGGAGCACGACCTCCAGGGCAACGCCCGCCGCGTCGGCGGCCTCCTCCTGGAGCGGCTGCGCGCCATCGCCGCCCACGTGCCCGCCGTACGGGAGGTCCGCGGCCGGGGCCTGATGGCCGGACTGGAACTGACCAGGCCCGGCACCGACCAGGCCGACCCGGACGCCGCCGCGGCGGTACTGGAGGCCGCCCGCGCCGGCGGTCTGCTCATCGGCAAGGGCGGCGGCCACAACACCAGCGTGCTGCGCATCGCCCCGCCGCTCTCCCTCACCGTCGCGGAGGCGGAAGAGGGCGCCGAGATCCTCGAACAGGCTTTGCGCACCATCCAGTAG
- the hydA gene encoding dihydropyrimidinase, which translates to MSIRTLISGGLVVTASDELHADVLVEDGRVAALAAHGSAAAAAWTADRTIDASGKYVIPGGVDAHTHMELPFGGTSASDTFETGTRAAAWGGTTTIVDFAVQSVGHALREGLDTWYDKADGKCAIDYAFHMILSDVNEGTLKEMDLLVGEGVTSFKLFMAYPGVFYSDDGQILRAMQRASGNGGLIMMHAENGIAIDVLVEQALARGETDPRHHGEVRKVLLEAEATHRAIQLARVAGSPLYVVHVSAEEAVAELAGARDKGLPVFGETCPQYLFLSTDNLAEPDFQGAKYVCSTPLRPREHQAALWRGLRTNDLQVVSTDHCPFCFRGQKELGRGDFSKIPNGLPGVENRMDLLHQAVLDGHISRRRWIEIACATPARMFGLYPQKGTIAPGSDADIVLYDPHAEQVISAETHHMNVDYSAYEGRRITGRVDTVLSRGELVIDRREYAGRPGHGVFLPRSTCQYL; encoded by the coding sequence ATGAGCATCCGCACCCTGATCAGCGGCGGCCTCGTCGTCACCGCCTCCGACGAACTGCACGCGGACGTCCTCGTCGAGGACGGCCGCGTGGCGGCCCTCGCCGCGCACGGTTCGGCGGCCGCCGCGGCCTGGACGGCCGACCGTACGATCGACGCGAGCGGGAAGTACGTGATCCCGGGCGGGGTCGACGCGCACACCCACATGGAGCTGCCCTTCGGCGGCACCTCCGCCTCGGACACCTTCGAGACCGGCACCCGGGCCGCCGCCTGGGGCGGCACCACCACCATCGTCGACTTCGCCGTGCAGAGCGTGGGCCACGCCCTGCGCGAGGGCCTCGACACCTGGTACGACAAGGCCGACGGCAAGTGCGCCATCGACTACGCCTTCCACATGATCCTCTCGGACGTCAACGAGGGCACCCTCAAGGAGATGGACCTGCTGGTCGGGGAGGGGGTCACCTCCTTCAAACTGTTCATGGCCTACCCGGGCGTCTTCTACAGCGACGACGGGCAGATCCTGCGGGCCATGCAGCGGGCCTCCGGCAACGGCGGGCTGATCATGATGCACGCCGAGAACGGCATCGCCATCGACGTGCTCGTCGAACAGGCCCTGGCCCGCGGGGAGACCGACCCCCGCCACCACGGCGAGGTCCGCAAGGTGCTCCTGGAGGCGGAGGCCACCCACCGGGCCATCCAGCTCGCCCGGGTCGCGGGCTCCCCCCTGTACGTGGTCCACGTCTCGGCGGAGGAGGCGGTCGCCGAGCTGGCCGGCGCACGCGACAAGGGCCTGCCCGTCTTCGGGGAGACCTGCCCGCAGTACCTCTTCCTGTCCACCGACAACCTCGCGGAGCCCGACTTCCAGGGCGCCAAGTACGTGTGCTCCACCCCGCTCCGGCCGCGCGAGCACCAGGCGGCGCTGTGGCGGGGGCTGCGGACCAACGACCTCCAGGTGGTCTCCACCGACCACTGCCCCTTCTGCTTCCGGGGCCAGAAGGAACTGGGCCGCGGGGACTTCTCCAAGATCCCGAACGGGCTGCCGGGGGTGGAGAACCGGATGGACCTCCTCCATCAGGCGGTGCTGGACGGGCACATCAGCCGCCGGCGCTGGATCGAGATCGCCTGCGCCACCCCGGCCCGGATGTTCGGGCTCTACCCGCAGAAGGGCACCATCGCGCCGGGCTCCGACGCCGACATCGTCCTCTACGATCCGCACGCCGAGCAGGTCATCTCCGCCGAGACGCACCACATGAACGTGGACTACTCGGCGTACGAGGGCAGGCGGATCACCGGACGCGTCGACACCGTGCTCTCGCGCGGCGAACTCGTCATCGACCGGCGCGAGTACGCCGGCCGGCCCGGCCACGGCGTCTTCCTCCCCCGCTCCACCTGCCAGTACCTGTAA
- a CDS encoding TIGR03842 family LLM class F420-dependent oxidoreductase: MDFGLVLQTDPPASQVVSLMRRAERNGFRYGWTFDSAVLWQEPFVVYSQILEHTREMHVGPMVTNPGTRTWEVTASTFATLNDMFGNRTVCGIGRGDSAMRVAGRAPNTLARLGEAIDVIRDLAEGREAQVDGKPLRIPWVRDGKLPVWMAAYGPKALALAGQKADGFILQLADPYLTEWMVGSVRQAAAEAGRDPAEITICVAAPAYVGDDLAHARDQCRWFGGMVGNHVADLVSRYGEHSSMVPEELTEYVKSRQGYDYSHHGRAGNPSADFVPDEIVDRFCLLGPPEAHIEKLRALRALGVDQFAVYDMHDAKEATIDAYGEHVIPALR, from the coding sequence ATGGACTTCGGCCTCGTCCTGCAGACCGACCCGCCCGCCTCACAGGTCGTCAGCCTCATGCGCCGTGCCGAGCGCAACGGCTTCCGCTACGGCTGGACCTTCGACTCCGCCGTGCTCTGGCAGGAGCCCTTCGTCGTCTACAGCCAGATCCTGGAGCACACCCGGGAGATGCACGTCGGCCCGATGGTCACCAACCCGGGCACCCGCACCTGGGAGGTCACCGCCTCCACCTTCGCCACGCTCAACGACATGTTCGGCAACCGCACCGTGTGCGGGATCGGCCGCGGGGACTCGGCGATGCGGGTCGCCGGGCGCGCCCCGAACACCCTGGCCCGGCTCGGCGAGGCCATCGACGTCATCCGCGACCTCGCCGAGGGCCGTGAGGCGCAGGTGGACGGCAAGCCGCTGCGGATCCCGTGGGTCCGGGACGGGAAACTGCCCGTCTGGATGGCCGCGTACGGGCCGAAGGCCCTGGCCCTGGCCGGGCAGAAGGCCGACGGGTTCATCCTCCAGCTCGCCGACCCGTACCTCACCGAGTGGATGGTCGGGTCGGTCCGCCAGGCCGCCGCGGAGGCCGGCCGGGACCCGGCGGAGATCACCATCTGCGTGGCGGCCCCCGCGTACGTGGGCGACGACCTCGCCCACGCCCGCGACCAGTGCCGGTGGTTCGGCGGCATGGTCGGCAACCACGTCGCCGACCTGGTCTCCCGCTACGGCGAGCACTCGTCGATGGTCCCCGAGGAGCTGACCGAGTACGTCAAGTCCCGCCAGGGCTACGACTACAGCCACCACGGGCGCGCGGGGAACCCGTCGGCGGACTTCGTGCCCGACGAGATCGTCGACCGCTTCTGCCTGCTGGGCCCGCCCGAGGCCCACATCGAGAAGCTCCGGGCGCTGCGCGCCCTCGGCGTCGACCAGTTCGCCGTCTACGACATGCACGACGCGAAGGAGGCCACGATCGACGCATACGGCGAGCACGTCATCCCGGCGCTCCGCTGA
- a CDS encoding DUF72 domain-containing protein, which produces MGDISVGTCSWTDPSLVAGGWYPAGQRDAEGRLRYYASRFPVVEVDSTYYGMPSLRNSVLWAERTPPGFRFDVKAFSLLTGHPTRTAALPADLRGGDAPARVRADPALLKEVWQRFSSALEPLRESGRLGTLLFQFPPSLAPGARGEQLVEESVGRAEGWPVAVEFRHPEWWSERRRAATAGFLTRCGAAAVAVDTAQGLPSSVPPVTAVTTPELAVVRFHGRSPAWGSSGPGSKEAAYRHTYTEAELAPWAARLRSMARQAGSVHALFNNCCADASVRAAETMRRLLERPPHPR; this is translated from the coding sequence ATGGGTGACATCTCGGTGGGCACGTGTTCGTGGACGGATCCGTCACTGGTCGCCGGGGGGTGGTACCCGGCCGGGCAGCGTGACGCGGAGGGACGGCTCAGGTACTACGCCTCCCGCTTCCCGGTCGTCGAGGTGGACTCCACCTACTACGGGATGCCGAGCCTGCGCAACAGCGTGCTGTGGGCCGAGCGGACCCCGCCCGGCTTCCGGTTCGACGTGAAGGCCTTCTCCCTGCTCACCGGCCATCCCACCCGGACCGCAGCGCTCCCCGCCGACCTGCGGGGAGGGGACGCCCCCGCTCGGGTACGCGCCGACCCCGCGCTGCTGAAGGAGGTGTGGCAGCGGTTCAGCAGCGCCCTGGAACCCTTGCGCGAGAGCGGACGGCTGGGGACCCTGCTGTTCCAGTTCCCGCCCTCGCTGGCTCCCGGTGCGCGGGGCGAGCAACTGGTCGAGGAGAGCGTCGGGCGGGCCGAGGGCTGGCCGGTGGCAGTGGAGTTCCGCCACCCCGAGTGGTGGAGCGAGCGGCGGCGGGCCGCGACCGCCGGGTTCCTGACCCGGTGCGGGGCGGCGGCCGTCGCCGTCGACACCGCCCAGGGTCTGCCTTCGTCCGTTCCCCCGGTCACGGCCGTCACCACACCGGAGCTGGCCGTCGTCCGTTTCCACGGGCGCAGCCCCGCATGGGGCTCCTCCGGCCCCGGCAGCAAGGAGGCCGCGTACCGCCACACCTACACGGAGGCCGAACTGGCCCCCTGGGCCGCACGCCTGCGGTCCATGGCACGACAGGCCGGCTCCGTGCACGCCCTGTTCAACAACTGCTGCGCCGACGCGTCCGTGCGGGCGGCGGAGACGATGCGGCGCCTGCTCGAACGACCTCCGCATCCTCGGTAA